The following nucleotide sequence is from Mangifera indica cultivar Alphonso chromosome 1, CATAS_Mindica_2.1, whole genome shotgun sequence.
TTGCAGGATCAGGAAGTCCTGTGAAGCAGCAAGGCCAGCTTTGCCCCAGAATGGCAGAAGTTGATGACCAAATGACATTTTGTAGGCCCAGAGGATCCAGCAAGGCATAACAGCCGCAAAGGCATAGAGTGCCATGAAGGATGAGTTGATAACCCATTTCCTCTTAACAAGACCTGCATAAAGTATCACAAGCCCGGGCATCCCTTGCATGCCAACCAGAGCTGCAGATACCATCTGCCATGCATTATCACCCTTGTTTAGCCAGTCAGGTACGGCTGCAGCTGCCATTATTGCTTCTGAGGCTCAGCGACTTGCTCCAAATTCTTCACAGCTTCAATACAAGGACCTTATTATATAGAGTTCAGAACTAAAATGCTTGGTCAAAGATGCCTATAAATACTCTAATTTACACCTGTTCTCACAGGAAGACCTCGGAGGATGATTACTATTGTTGAAGTCTAGGTTGGCACAGTATCCCTTTATAGTCAATTAGTTAGCCTATTGTTATGCAGAATGCAGTTTTTCCAACTTGGCTTGATTCCATGAGATTCGTGGCGAATGCCAGATCTCAAATCAAGGAAAGAATACTAGAGGCTCATTAATGATGATTGGCCCTGTCTGCGGAAAACTTGTTACATAAAACAATAGGATTCTATTCAGGATGAGACTTTACATAAATTTCCAACCCAGCTGGGGATGACAGTGATATTTTAATGTCAATGTTGATTGTTTATGTTTTGACTTGAAAATGTCTTAGATGTCGCCATATTTTTTGGTGCATTTGAATGCATTGGTAGCAGCATCTCTggctataattaaaaattataaatgggaTAATGAAGTGTAAAATGATTGCTAGACGCCAGTTGTTCAAGATTTCAAACCTTATCTCCAAGATAAATATACAGGCTTGCTTAAAGTGGGAGTTTACTCTCAAGGCAAATTAATTGCAGATCTACATGAAGTGTGCTTGTGAAGTTTCCCAGCCGAAGCAGAAATGTTTTTTAAAGCAGGCAAGCTTACCTCATTCTTGGTGCTTGGCCTTAAAGCATGGTGGCCGCAAAATTAATCTAAACCTGAAAAATCTGCAGTcagtttttcaaaaataacagaaACAACACAGTtgtttttttactattaatttattcattatgAAAATGGGTGATTGTGAAGTTGGAACAgagtgaaaaaataaacatcatttttcagtttgtgataaaaatttcaatattattaattgattgaaatattattctcttctttctctatttaattaataaaatatatctattgtTTTCGGGATTgacaattaacaaattaattatataatggcGAATCCCTTGACTTTCTCAACCGATATTTCCGGTGAGAAGATTCAAAGTCACGACTCGCAAGCACGTTTTTGCATTTAATTTTCTGACAACAGAATCCGTTGAAACTataccaaaattatattaaatcgCCCCGCAAATTAATGTAGTGTGATGGTGCTATGCCTTCTGCacatgaagaagatgaagtcaATGCATGCCTCTTCTCTGTTGCTCATCACCCATTTGATTCAGTAGTTGCCCTTGCCCTCCAACCACTCCCTCCGTAAAATGCACCTCTTGTGGGCTCTGGTAGAATGAGCCTGCAGAGTTCTGAAACACACCTAGAGTACCATccatctgaaaaaagaaaaaaaagatttcacCGTCTCTCATATTGCTAAGGAGTTGAGTCGCACCTACTCAAGAGTAAGTTTGACATTGCCTGTTTGAATGGATGGAGCAAAAGTTGTATGGTATTTCAGGTCAATAAATGAAATCTTTATAAAAGatcgaatttatttttataaataaactgaattgaactaattttaatatttaaattcgagccaacttaaataaaattcaaaattaaattttcccATCTGAATTCACAAAGTAACTCATGAACACCCAAGGAATGATTCATGATAGCATTCTCATTACTATAGCCGCCAACGATTGCACCATCCGTATCCCAAACTCAAGTAATTACATCGATAATTCATTTaagtgatgaaattttaatgttGAAATACATACCTGCTTTGTAGTAATGCAAACGAGTCCAGTCATCATGCCTTGAACGGCTTCTATCAGGGAAGGCTTGCCAAAGTAGACGACATCAAGAGTTGTCCACACGAGAAGGCTCTTGGCGGCACATACATTTGTGTTTCACACTGCTAATGACAAGTCAATGTTGGCGGTATATCGAGCCCCACCGTTGAAACCTGACCCGCAAGCATCAGTAGAACATTGCTGGGAGGAAACCTCTCCTTGTCATTCTTTAGCCTTTGCCTGACCTGTTTCATACATTCACAAACAAAATCTTCTCATCAGCTCAGGGTTTCAGTAATCAAACAACGgaaatttaaaacttgatttctttttcattttactcACCCAACAGGCTGTAGATAAGCCATAGAGGCACAAACGCTAACCACGCCTTGATATTCATGCGGCCAAGAACCGACCCAGCTAACAAATAAAGCGTAACAGCGGCAAAAGTGAATTGTAAATACACGAGCGAGGTCATGGGATAGAAAGGTTCAGTCACCTCAGTTTGGCCCCGATATGTATGGGAGCTTTCCGGGACTCTGGCTTGGTTAAGTAAGTAGTTTTGGCCGAAAGCTGGCGCAGCCTTGCCCCCAAAAGGGAGTAGTTGGTCACCAAACGCCATGCGGTAGCCTACAAGACTAGGCAAATGAGAACGGTTGCGAAGGCATAGACGGCCATAAAGGCAGACTTCACAACCCACTTCATTTTGACAACCCTGGCGTAAAAATAACGAGACCAGGCAAATTGAAATTGTCAACCTCAAGCCTAGCTTCACTTTCTCAGTGCTTGTATGTATGATTGGGCTCATACACCCAAACATTACCATTCCCATCTTATCTGTGCTGTTTTGGATCCT
It contains:
- the LOC123224173 gene encoding uncharacterized protein LOC123224173, which gives rise to MGFGMGDNLSTDSFARIQNSTDKMGMVMFGCMSPIIHTSTEKVKLGLRLTISICLVSLFLRQGCQNEVGCEVCLYGRLCLRNRSHLPSLVGYRMAFGDQLLPFGGKAAPAFGQNYLLNQARVPESSHTYRGQTEVTEPFYPMTSLVYLQFTFAAVTLYLLAGSVLGRMNIKAWLAFVPLWLIYSLLGQAKAKE